The Streptomyces sp. V4I8 genome includes the window TCCACCCCACCCTGCGCCGCATCGGCGCCGAACTCCTGGTGGACAGCGTCAAGGTGCGGCCCGGCCACCCCATGCTGCTGGCCCGCCTCAAGGAGAACCAGCACCTCGTCGGCCTGCCCGGCAATCCCCTGGCCGCCGTCTCCGGCCTGCTCACGCTCGCCGAACCCCTGCTGCGCACGCTGGCGGCGCGCCCCGCCCCGGAGCCCTACACGCTGCCGCTGAGGGACGCGGCGCACGGTCATCCGTACGACACCCGGCTCATCCCCGTCGTGCTGCGCGGTGACCATGCCGTGCCGTTGCACTACCACGGTCCGGCCATGCTGCGGGGCATGGCGGCGGCCGATGCCGTCGCCGTCGTACCGCCGGGCGGCATCCGCGCGGGTCAGGAGGCCGAACTGCTCGACCTGCCCTGGGCGATGGCCGGCATCGAGGTGTGTTTCACGTGAAACTTCCGGGCCAGGACGCGATCGCCCGTCAGGCGGACGAGAGGGTCGCGACCTATCGGGTGAAGCTCCCGAAGAAGATCGTGGAGCATCCGTTCCGTCAGGTGGCCAGGCGGGTTCTGCTGGCCCTGACCCTGCTCGTGGTGACGGCCTTGATCGTCTACGCCGACCACGAGGGCTACAACGACAACTCCGACGGTTCCGTCGACCTCCTCGACGCGTTCTACTACGCGACCGTCAGCCTCTCCACCACCGGATACGGCGACATCACCCCGGTCAGTGACGCCGCCCGGCTCACCAACATCTTCGTCATCACGCCCATGCGAGTGCTGTTCCTGATCATCCTGGTCGGCACCACGCTCGAGGTCCTCACCGAACGGACCCGCGAGGAATGGCGTCTGAACCGCTGGAGGTCCACCTTGCGCGACCACACCGTCGTCGTCGGCTTCGGTACGAAGGGGCGATCGGCGATTCAGACCGTCTGTGCGACGGGCCTGAGGAAGGACCAGGTCATCGTGGTCGACCCGAGTTCCAAGGTGATCGAGGCGGCCGTCGCGGACGGGTACGCCGGGGTCACGGGGGACGCGACGCGCAGCGAGGTCCTGAAGCGGGCCGAGGTGCACAAGGCACGGAAGATCATCATCGCGACCCAGCGGGACGACACCGCCGTCCTGGTGACGCTGACGGCCCGGCAGCTCAACCGCGGCGCGAAGATCGTGGCCGCGGTGCGCGAGGAGGAGAACGCCCCGCTGCTGAAGCAGTCCGGCGCCGACGCGGTCATCACCAGCGCCAGCGCGGCCGGACGGCTGCTCGGCCTCTCCGTGCTCAGCCCCGCCGCCGGCATGGTCCTGGAGGACCTGATCCAGCAGGGCAGCGGGCTCGACATCGTCGAACGGCCGGTCATAAAGGCCGAGGTGGGCAGGAAGCCGCGGGAGATGGACGACCTGGTGGTGAGCGTCCTGCGCGGGCACCGTGTGCTCGGATACGACGATCCGGCCGTCGGGACACTGGAGTTGACGGACCGGCTCATCACCATCGTGCGGGCGACGCCGGGCAGTCAGGTCGCACCTGATGAACGGCGGCTGCCCCCGGGGGTGAAGCCCATGACGCCCCCGGGGGGATGAGGCGCCCGCTGACGCCCGGCCCGGCTACTTGCGGTTGTACAGCCGCATCGTGATCGGCCCGAAGACCGCCACGAACAACCCCGCCCAGCCCAGCGACCAGGCGATCTCGTCCGCCGGCCAGTCACCCGCCATCACCCCGCGGACGGCCGAGGACAGATGGGTGATCGGGCTGTTGTTGACGAAGGCCTGGAGCCAGCCCGGCATGGTCTTCGGGTCGACGAACACGTTGGACAGGAAGGTGAGCGGGAAGATCACCATCATGCTGACGCCCATGACCGACTTCTCGGAGCGCAGCATCAGCCCGAACATCGTCCAGATCCACGAGAACGCGAACGAAAAGGCGACCAGCAGCGCGATCCCGGCGAGCACTCCGCCGACCCCGCCGTCCGGGCGGTAGCCCAGGATGATGCCGACGGTGAGCATCACGACGGACGCGATGGTGTAGCGCAGGGCGTCGCCCAGCAGATAGCCGACCATGGTCGACGGCCGCCAGATCGGCAGCGAACGGAAGCGGTCGAAGACGCCCTTCTCGATGTCGGTGTTCACCGAGACACCGGTGTACATCGTGATCATCACGACCGACATCACCAGGATGCCCGGCAGCAGGAACTGGATGTACTCCTTCGGGGACCCGGCGAGCGCACCCCCGAACAGGTACGTGTACATCAGCACCATCATGATCGGGAACGCGGTGACGTCGAAGAGCTGCTCCGGTACATGCTTGATCTTCAGGATCGCCCGCCAGCCGAAGGTCATGGAGGCCGACCAGGCGCTGGGCCGCGGCGGTCGTTCCCCGGAGACCAGCAGCGCGGCGAGCGACTCGGCGCTGACGGGGGCGAGTTCCTTGCTCTCGGTCTGCGTCGCGGTGCTCATGCCGCCACCTCGTCCTTGTCGTCCTTGCTGCCGTGGTCGGCGCTGCCGTTGGTGTCGTCGTGGTCGTGGGCGTCATGCGTGTCGTGGCCGGTGAGGGCGAGGAACACCTCGTCCAGGCTGGGCTGGCCCAGCGAGAAGTTGTCTACGGTGATGCCGGTGCGGGCCAGCTCGGCGAGCGCACGGGCGGCCTGTTCCGCCGCGTCCC containing:
- a CDS encoding ABC transporter permease translates to MSTATQTESKELAPVSAESLAALLVSGERPPRPSAWSASMTFGWRAILKIKHVPEQLFDVTAFPIMMVLMYTYLFGGALAGSPKEYIQFLLPGILVMSVVMITMYTGVSVNTDIEKGVFDRFRSLPIWRPSTMVGYLLGDALRYTIASVVMLTVGIILGYRPDGGVGGVLAGIALLVAFSFAFSWIWTMFGLMLRSEKSVMGVSMMVIFPLTFLSNVFVDPKTMPGWLQAFVNNSPITHLSSAVRGVMAGDWPADEIAWSLGWAGLFVAVFGPITMRLYNRK
- a CDS encoding TrkA family potassium uptake protein, with product MFHVKLPGQDAIARQADERVATYRVKLPKKIVEHPFRQVARRVLLALTLLVVTALIVYADHEGYNDNSDGSVDLLDAFYYATVSLSTTGYGDITPVSDAARLTNIFVITPMRVLFLIILVGTTLEVLTERTREEWRLNRWRSTLRDHTVVVGFGTKGRSAIQTVCATGLRKDQVIVVDPSSKVIEAAVADGYAGVTGDATRSEVLKRAEVHKARKIIIATQRDDTAVLVTLTARQLNRGAKIVAAVREEENAPLLKQSGADAVITSASAAGRLLGLSVLSPAAGMVLEDLIQQGSGLDIVERPVIKAEVGRKPREMDDLVVSVLRGHRVLGYDDPAVGTLELTDRLITIVRATPGSQVAPDERRLPPGVKPMTPPGG